TGAATCTGATAGGCGAGTAAGCGCTGTCGTAATTGATCCCTGGGAACTAATTCCTGTTCAATATAGGTTTGGCCCACCGTATCCACACTAACAATTAACATATCCTGCATTTGGGTGGTTCCGGTCTTGGCACTCGGTAAATCCACGGTAATCGCTTGCTGGCGGGTCAACCCCACAGCCGCTAAGATAAAAAAGGTCAAAATGCAGAAAATAACGTCAATGAGGGGAATAACTTCGATCCGCGCCTCTTCTGTTGGATTATCCCAGTTGATTTTCATGGTTGAATATTATAAAGTCTTGAATCCTCTGGCTGCCATATACCACAACCCTATTCCCTATTCCCTACTTTCGTCCAGGTGTTCGGCAACGGTGTGATAGAGATCAAGAATATGGCGATCGTCTAGATAATAATAGACTTTTCGTCCCCGTTTTTGGTAACGGACAAGCCGGTGAGCGCGGAGGGTTCGCAGTTGATGGGAAACAGCAGATTCCGTTAACTCTAGAGTCGTGGCTAAATCGCACACGCACAATTCTTCCGTAGCTAATAAGGATAGGATTCTTAAGCGATTGGGATCTCCGAGAATACTAAAGAATTCTGCCATTCTTTGAGCTTTCCGAGGATGCAGAAGATGAGACTCTAGATCTTGGCGGTGTTCTGTGTCTAATTCCTGGTGGGGCGAGCAGTGAGGGGAGTCCCCGGTTTCTAGGGTGGAGATGGATTGGGGGAGGTGAGGTTGTGACATAGAAGGAGTAACGAGTAATGAGTGAGTATATTGTTCTTTTGCTACTTACTCAAATTTAACAATATCTGAACAATCTTTCAATTATGTTGTGCTAACATATGAATGTCT
The Roseofilum reptotaenium CS-1145 DNA segment above includes these coding regions:
- a CDS encoding ArsR/SmtB family transcription factor encodes the protein MSQPHLPQSISTLETGDSPHCSPHQELDTEHRQDLESHLLHPRKAQRMAEFFSILGDPNRLRILSLLATEELCVCDLATTLELTESAVSHQLRTLRAHRLVRYQKRGRKVYYYLDDRHILDLYHTVAEHLDESRE